A region of Raphanus sativus cultivar WK10039 unplaced genomic scaffold, ASM80110v3 Scaffold2600, whole genome shotgun sequence DNA encodes the following proteins:
- the LOC130505812 gene encoding glutamate receptor 3.3-like — MKLLWSFLLLSCLCLGFLGNGHSEKPKVVKIGSIFSFNSVIGKVAKIAIEEAVKDVNSNPDILVGTRLQVSMQNSNCSGFMGMVEALRFMEKDIVGIIGPQCSVVAHMISHMANELRVPLLSFAVTDPVMSPLQFPYFIRTSQSDLYQMEAIASIVDLYGWKEVIAVFVDDDYGRNGVAALNDKLASRRLRITYKAGLHPDNAVNKNEIMSMLIKIMLLQPRIIVIHVYSELGFAVFKEAKYLGMMGNGYVWIATDWLSTTLDSSSPLPSERLESIQGALVLRPHTPDSNLKREFFSRWRKIPDAPLALHTYGLYAYDSVMLLARALDKYFKHGGRISFSNDTMLDALGKSGSLNLEAMTVFDGGEALLKDILGTHMVGLTGQLQFTADRSRIRPAYDIINVAGTGVRQIGYWSNHSGLSVLPPESLTRPNTSATPKLRHVIWPGEAFQKPRGWAFSNNGKELKIGVPRRVSYKEFVSQIRGTENMFKGFCIDVFTAAVNLLPYAVPVKFVPYGNGKENPSYTHMVEMITSGNFDGVVGDVAIVTNRTKIVDFTQPYAASGLVVVAPFKKLNSGAWAFLRPFNRLMWAVTACCFLFVGIVVWILEHRINDEFRGPPKRQCVTILWFSFSTMFFAHRENTVSTLGRLVLIIWLFVVLIINSSYTASLTSILTVQQLSSPIKGIDSLREMNDRIGYQVGSFAERYLRDELNISESRLVPLGSPEAYAKALKDGPRKGGVAAIVDERPYVELFLSSNCAYRIVGQEFTKSGWGFAFPRDSPLAIDLSTAILELAENGDLQRIHDKWLMKNACTLENAELESDRLHLKSFWGLFLICGVACVLALFLYFVQIIRQLYSGKPSEQEEDAIGRENHDSSSLRSSTRLQRFLSLMDEKEDVSRGGSKKRKIDGSVNDNSVSRHSRRLESFNSVNPLD, encoded by the exons ATGAAGCTACTTTGGTCTTTCTTGTTGTTGTCTTGTCTATGTCTTGGATTTTTGGGAAACGGACATTCTGAGAAACCAAAAGTTGTCAAAATCGGTTCAATATTCAGTTTCAACTCAGTGATTGGCAAAGTTGCCAAGATTGCGATTGAGGAGGCAGTGAAAGATGTGAATTCAAACCCGGACATCCTCGTAGGGACACGTCTTCAAGTTTCAATGCAGAACTCAAACTGCAGCGGTTTTATGGGCATGGTTGAAG caTTGAGGTTTATGGAGAAAGACATAGTTGGAATCATAGGACCACAATGTTCTGTAGTTGCTCACATGATATCTCACATGGCGAACGAGCTACGCGTGCCACTTCTCTCATTTGCTGTTACGGATCCTGTAATGTCGCCACTCCAGTTCCCTTATTTCATTAGGACGAGTCAGAGCGACTTATACCAAATGGAGGCTATAGCTTCGATTGTAGACCTGTACGGTTGGAAAGAAGTGATTGCTGTGTTTGTGGATGATGACTACGGAAGGAATGGTGTAGCTGCGCTTAACGATAAGCTTGCGAGCAGGAGGCTGAGAATCACTTACAAGGCTGGTTTACATCCGGACAACGCGGTGAACAAGAATGAGATCATGAGCATGCTCATCAAGATCATGCTGCTTCAGCCAAGAATCATCGTGATTCATGTCTACTCGGAGTTGGGTTTCGCGGTTTTCAAGGAGGCAAAGTATCTCGGAATGATGGGTAATGGGTACGTTTGGATCGCTACGGATTGGCTGTCTACTACTCTCGACTCTTCCTCCCCGCTTCCCTCTGAGAGACTTGAGAGTATTCAAGGCGCTCTTGTTCTTCGTCCGCACACACCTGATTCGAATTTAAAGCGGGAGTTTTTCTCGCGGTGGCGTAAGATTCCTGATGCTCCGCTGGCTCTTCACACGTATGGTCTCTATGCTTATGATTCAGTCATGCTCTTAGCTCGTGCTTTGGATAAGTACTTCAAACACGGTGGGAGAATATCTTTTTCTAATGACACAATGCTTGATGCTTTGGGGAAAAGCGGGAGTCTCAACTTAGAAGCGATGACCGTCTTTGATGGTGGAGAGGCTCTGCTTAAGGATATCCTTGGAACGCATATGGTTGGTTTGACAGGACAGCTTCAGTTTACTGCAGATAGGTCTCGGATCCGACCGGCTTATGATATCATCAACGTGGCAGGAACCGGTGTTCGCCAAATAGGCTACTGGTCGAATCATTCCGGTTTATCGGTTTTGCCACCTGAGTCACTCACGCGACCAAATACGTCAGCAACTCCGAAGCTAAGACATGTGATTTGGCCTGGAGAAGCGTTTCAAAAGCCACGCGGATGGGCTTTTTCGAACAATGGGAAAGAGCTTAAGATCGGTGTGCCTCGCCGCGTAAGTTACAAGGAGTTTGTCTCACAGATTCGTGGAACTGAGAATATGTTCAAAGGGTTCTGCATTGATGTATTCACAGCTGCGGTGAATCTCTTACCGTACGCTGTTCCTGTCAAGTTTGTTCCTTATGGAAACGGAAAGGAGAATCCAAGCTACACTCATATGGTTGAGATGATAACAAGTGGT AACTTTGATGGGGTAGTGGGTGATGTTGCCATCGTAACAAACCGGACAAAGATTGTAGACTTTACACAACCGTATGCAGCATCTGGACTAGTTGTTGTTGCTCCTTTTAAGAAACTGAACTCTGGAGCTTGGGCTTTCCTCCGACCTTTCAATCGACTTATGTGGGCAGTCACGGCTTGTTGCTTTCTCTTTGTCGGTATTGTTGTTTGGATCTTGGAGCATCGGATTAACGATGAATTCAGAGGCCCTCCTAAGAGGCAATGCGTCACAATTCTATG GTTTAGCTTCTCCACCATGTTTTTCGCGCATA GAGAGAATACAGTGAGTACACTTGGGCGGTTGGTTCTGATCATATGGCTATTTGTTGTACTAATAATCAACTCAAGCTACACGGCTAGTCTCACATCGATACTGACGGTTCAGCAGCTCTCGTCACCAATCAAGGGAATCGACAGCCTTAGAGAGATGAATGATCGGATTGGGTACCAGGTGGGTTCGTTTGCAGAACGTTATCTGAGGGATGAGCTTAACATATCAGAGTCGAGGCTCGTCCCACTTGGTTCACCTGAAGCTTATGCCAAAGCTTTAAAAGATGGACCAAGAAAAGGAGGTGTTGCTGCAATTGTGGACGAGCGTCCTTATGTAGAACTCTTCCTCTCCAGCAATTGCGCTTATAGGATCGTTGGTCAGGAGTTCACCAAAAGTGGCTGGGGATTT gCATTTCCTAGAGACTCTCCTCTAGCAATAGATCTGTCAACAGCGATCTTGGAGTTGGCAGAGAACGGGGATCTGCAGAGGATTCATGATAAGTGGCTGATGAAGAACGCATGCACTCTAGAGAACGCAGAACTTGAATCAGATAGGCTTCATCTGAAAAGCTTCTGGGGACTGTTTCTCATATGTGGAGTTGCATGTGTCCTCGCTCTCTTCCTCTACTTTGTTCAGATCATACGTCAGCTCTATAGTGGAAAGCCAAGCGAGCAGGAAGAAGATGCCATTGGGAGAGAGAATCATGACTCCTCGTCCTTGCGTTCTTCTACTCGTCTGCAGAGATTCTTGTCGCTCATGGATGAGAAAGAAGACGTGTCCAGGGGAGGAAGCAAGAAGAGAAAGATTGATGGATCAGTGAATGATAATTCAGTATCGAGACATTCACGACGACTTGAGAGCTTCAATTCGGTTAATCCATTAGATTGA
- the LOC130505813 gene encoding uncharacterized protein LOC130505813 — MAKLVFFTVVVITICSFGVSVDDKCAACNAVAEELESQLLKEKPRNHLDLRNRLNSKGQREGKVIDYRMSDLRVVDLLDGLCDRMQDYTLQKVKSKNSEWVKVESFDNLTNKQEAKAHANDISTYCGRLLEETEDELAEVIKNGSLKVGDARKVLCQTLSNHCSKSSETDSEDEDADDDADEL; from the exons ATGGCGAAGCTGGTGTTCTTCACCGTAGTTGTTATCACCATTTGCTCCTTTGGAGTCTCCGTTGATGACAAATGTGCTGCTTGCAACGCCGTCGCG GAGGAACTGGAGTCACAGCTTTTGAAG GAAAAACCACGAAACCATCTTGATTTGAGAAACCGACTCAATTCTAAAGGCCAGCGTGAAGGAAAGGTTATTGATTATAG AATGAGTGACCTGAGGGTGGTTGATTTGTTGGACGGGCTGTGTGATAGAATGCAGGACTATACTCTACAAAAG GTGAAATCTAAAAATAGTGAATGGGTCAAAGTGGAAAGTTTTGACAATCTAACAA ATAAACAAGAAGCTAAAGCGCATGCCAATGACATTTCAACTTATTGCGGAAG ATTGCTGGAGGAAACGGAAGATGAG CTTGCTGAGGTAATAAAGAATGGATCGTTAAAAGTAGGAGATGCGCGCAAGGTTCTGTGTCAAACTTTAAGTAATCACTGCAGCAAATCAAG TGAAACAGATTCAGAAGATGAGGACGCCGATGACGATGCAGATGAATTATAG